The genomic interval AAATTTTTAGAAAAAAAGTAGTTAGTTATGAAATGTTTTGCACTAACATTAGGGGGAGAATGTTTTGAAGGCAATGATTTCATTTTCGAACAGATTGATGCAAAGGTATATGCCCGACCCGTTTTTACTTGTCATTGTACTTACTTTTTTTGTGATTGGACTTGCCATTTTTTTGACAGATAGCACTCCTGTTCAAATCTTGGGATATTGGGGAGATGGATTCTGGAACCTATTAGAATTCTCCATGCAAATGGTTTTGATCGTTGTAACAGGACATGTTATGGCGAGTAGTCCATTTTTTAAGAAATTATTAGGAAACTTAGCCGATGTACCAAAGTCACCAGGTCAAGCGATTATCCTTGTAACCCTTGTAGCTCTAATTGCATGCTGGATTAACTGGGGATTTGGTCTAATTATTGGAGCTTTGTTTGCAAAAGAAATTGCTAAAAAGGTAGAGGGTGTCGACTATCGATTGTTAATTGCAAGCGCCTATAGTGGATTTATTATATGGAGCGGGGGGCTTTCTTCATCCGTCGCATTAACCATTGCTACTCCAGGTCACTTTACGGAAAAGCTCATAGGTGTTGTTCCAACAAGTGAAACTCTTTTTTCAACATTCAACCTAATCGTTGTAATAGGATTAATTATTTTAGTGCCAATAATCAACCGATTTATGATTCCGCCAAAAGACCAAGCTTTTTTAATCGATCGTAAACTATTAGAAGAAGCGGATGATATCCAAGCAGTTACAGTCGAGCAAATTGAAATGACACCTGCTGATCGTTTGGAAAACAGTAAGCTTCTATCATTACTTATTGGTTTATTAGGTCTTTCTTTTTTAGGATATTACATCCTTACGAACGGATTTGCTATTAATCTTAATATAGTTAATTTTCTATTTCTCTTTATTGGAATCATATTGCACAAAACACCAAAGCTATTTTTAGAAGCCATTGCAGGTTCAGTTAAAAGTGCAAGCGGAATTATTATTCAGTTTCCATTTTACGCAGGGTTAATGGGGATTGTAACTGCTTCAGGACTTGCTGGGATACTATCCAATGCGTTTATCTCTATTTCAAATGAGAATACATTTCACATGTTTACGTTATGGAGTGCGGGTCTGGTAAACTTTTTCGTTCCTTCAGGCGGAGGACAATGGGCTGTTCAAGCACCGGTTATGTTAGAGGCTGCTGAAGCACTGGGCGTTTCTTTACCAAAAACAGCGATGGCTGTTGCATGGGGAGATGCTTGGACGAATATGATTCAACCGTTTTATGCATTGCCAGCTTTAGCAATTGCGGGTTTAAAAGCAAAAGATATCATGGGTTATGGTTTGATTATTATGTTAATTACAGGGATCTATATTTCAGCAGTCTTTTACTTTTTATAATCATATTTTTATTTCGATTAAGTAAAGGTTGACGAGTAATTGAGAAAAAACAAAAGCATTTTTATTATAGAGTCTCAATATTTGGAGGTAGAGATGGTGAAAACAGTTATTATAGATGGCGCACGTACACCGATTGGAAAGTTCGGTGGAGCGCTTTCTTCTTTAACAGCAGCCGAACTAGGCGGTATTGCGATGAGAGAAGCGATGAAGCGAGCAAATGTAAAACCAGAAGAACTTGATGAAGTGATCTTCGGAAATGTTTTGCAGGCAGGACAGGGACAAATCCCATCTCGTCAAGCTGCAAGAAAAGCAGGAATTCCATGGCATGTGAAAACAGAAACCGTGAATAAAGTATGTGCATCTGGACTTCGCAGTGTCACGCTTGCTGACCAGATTATCCGTGCCGGTGATGAAGAAGTGATTTTAGCCGGTGGAATGGAATCAATGTCAAATACACCTTATGCGGTCTCCAAGGCAAGATGGGGCATGAAGATGGGCAATGCACCAATGGTTGATTTAATGATTCATGATGGTCTTTCATGCAGCTTTACTGGTGTCCATATGGGGACATATGGAAACACAACGGCTGATGAATTAGAATTATCACGGGAAATACAGGACGAATGGGCTGTTCGAAGTCATGAACGGGCGATTTCGGCAATCGCCAATGGGACAATGGCCGAAGAAATTATTGCAGTTAAAGTGCCGCAGCGGAAAGGCGATCCCATTATCGTTGATACAGACGAATCACCTCGTAAAGATACAACGAAAGACATTTTGGCGAAACTGCGTCCTGCATTTGACAATAAAGGTACTATTACTGCTGGAAATGCACCTGGTATTAATGATGGAGCAGCTGCACTAATCTTGATGAACGAAAAACGTGCAGTAAAAGAAGGGAAATCGATTTTAGCAACTGTTATCGCTCATGCGGAAGTAGCTGTAGAAGCGGAAAAATTCCCGCAAACACCAGGGCTTGTCATTAATAAACTATTAAAGAAAACAGGTAAAACAGTTGATGAAATTGACTTATTTGAAATAAATGAAGCGTTTGCTGCAGTCGCACTCGCCAGTAACAAAATCGCCGGTCTTGACCCGGAAAAAGTAAACGTAAACGGTGGAGCAGTGGCTCTTGGCCACCCAATTGGTGCAAGTGGCGCACGTATTATTATAACTCTAGCTTATGAATTAAAACGTCGTGGCGGCGGAATAGGAATTGCTGCAATCTGTTCTGGCAGCGGACAGGGTGA from Metabacillus sediminilitoris carries:
- a CDS encoding short-chain fatty acid transporter, whose product is MKAMISFSNRLMQRYMPDPFLLVIVLTFFVIGLAIFLTDSTPVQILGYWGDGFWNLLEFSMQMVLIVVTGHVMASSPFFKKLLGNLADVPKSPGQAIILVTLVALIACWINWGFGLIIGALFAKEIAKKVEGVDYRLLIASAYSGFIIWSGGLSSSVALTIATPGHFTEKLIGVVPTSETLFSTFNLIVVIGLIILVPIINRFMIPPKDQAFLIDRKLLEEADDIQAVTVEQIEMTPADRLENSKLLSLLIGLLGLSFLGYYILTNGFAINLNIVNFLFLFIGIILHKTPKLFLEAIAGSVKSASGIIIQFPFYAGLMGIVTASGLAGILSNAFISISNENTFHMFTLWSAGLVNFFVPSGGGQWAVQAPVMLEAAEALGVSLPKTAMAVAWGDAWTNMIQPFYALPALAIAGLKAKDIMGYGLIIMLITGIYISAVFYFL
- a CDS encoding acetyl-CoA C-acetyltransferase translates to MVKTVIIDGARTPIGKFGGALSSLTAAELGGIAMREAMKRANVKPEELDEVIFGNVLQAGQGQIPSRQAARKAGIPWHVKTETVNKVCASGLRSVTLADQIIRAGDEEVILAGGMESMSNTPYAVSKARWGMKMGNAPMVDLMIHDGLSCSFTGVHMGTYGNTTADELELSREIQDEWAVRSHERAISAIANGTMAEEIIAVKVPQRKGDPIIVDTDESPRKDTTKDILAKLRPAFDNKGTITAGNAPGINDGAAALILMNEKRAVKEGKSILATVIAHAEVAVEAEKFPQTPGLVINKLLKKTGKTVDEIDLFEINEAFAAVALASNKIAGLDPEKVNVNGGAVALGHPIGASGARIIITLAYELKRRGGGIGIAAICSGSGQGDAVMIEVSKI